A part of Falco cherrug isolate bFalChe1 chromosome 16, bFalChe1.pri, whole genome shotgun sequence genomic DNA contains:
- the RAB29 gene encoding ras-related protein Rab-7L1 isoform X1: MGQRDRMFKVLVVGDATVGKTSLVQRYANDSFNRHYKSTVGVDFALKVVQWSESETVRLQLWDIAGQERFTSMTRLYYREASACVIMFDVTNISTFSNSQKWKQDLDSKLMLPDGNPVPCLLLANKCDLSPWAVTREEVDRFSKENGFSGWVETSVKENKNINESMRVLIEKMMSSSTGDGSSSAAGSGDYINIKETTPPGWACC, translated from the exons atGGGGCAGCGCGATCGCATGTTCAaggtgctggtggtgggggACGCCACGGTGGGGAAGACGTCGCTGGTGCAGCGCTACGCCAACGACAGCTTCAACCGGCACTACAAGTCCACGGTGGGGG TGGATTTTGCTCTGAAGGTGGTCCAGTGGTCGGAATCTGAGACAGTGCGACTTCAGCTCTGGGACATCGCAG GGCAGGAGCGCTTCACGTCCATGACCCGGCTGTACTACAGGGAGGCATCAGCCTGCGTTATCATGTTTGATGTCACCAACATCAGCACATTCAGCAACAGCCAGAAGTGGAAGCAGGATTTGGACAGCAAGCTCATGCTGCCGGATGGGAACCCCGTgccttgcctgctgctggctAACAAA TGCGACCTTTCCCCGTGGGCAGTGACAAGAGAAGAAGTGGATCGgttcagcaaagaaaatggcttttctggTTGGGTGGAGACATCTGTCAAGGAGAACAAGAATATCAATGAGTCCATGAG AGTGCTGATTGAAAAGATGATGTCCTCGTCCACCGGTGATGGAAGTTCCTCTGCTGCCGGGAGTGGGGATTATATTAATATCAAAGAGACAACCCCGCCAGGCTGGGCTTGCTGTTAG
- the RAB29 gene encoding ras-related protein Rab-7L1 isoform X2, translating to MTRLYYREASACVIMFDVTNISTFSNSQKWKQDLDSKLMLPDGNPVPCLLLANKCDLSPWAVTREEVDRFSKENGFSGWVETSVKENKNINESMRVLIEKMMSSSTGDGSSSAAGSGDYINIKETTPPGWACC from the exons ATGACCCGGCTGTACTACAGGGAGGCATCAGCCTGCGTTATCATGTTTGATGTCACCAACATCAGCACATTCAGCAACAGCCAGAAGTGGAAGCAGGATTTGGACAGCAAGCTCATGCTGCCGGATGGGAACCCCGTgccttgcctgctgctggctAACAAA TGCGACCTTTCCCCGTGGGCAGTGACAAGAGAAGAAGTGGATCGgttcagcaaagaaaatggcttttctggTTGGGTGGAGACATCTGTCAAGGAGAACAAGAATATCAATGAGTCCATGAG AGTGCTGATTGAAAAGATGATGTCCTCGTCCACCGGTGATGGAAGTTCCTCTGCTGCCGGGAGTGGGGATTATATTAATATCAAAGAGACAACCCCGCCAGGCTGGGCTTGCTGTTAG